A window from Seriola aureovittata isolate HTS-2021-v1 ecotype China chromosome 14, ASM2101889v1, whole genome shotgun sequence encodes these proteins:
- the si:dkeyp-121d4.3 gene encoding uncharacterized protein si:dkeyp-121d4.3 isoform X2 has product MGRGKGPTRGRPPMGAPGDDGPPFDIGPPGWGPPPPGGWGPPPPDGWPPPPDEWGPPPPGGWGPPPPGGWGPPPPGGWGPPPPEWDPRGPPPPGWGPRGPPPPGWGPHPDDWLPPPEDWGRHPDDWRPPHPDDWRLHPDDWRPPREEWRRLPEDWGPDKPLPPPGWGHPGWGPEGPPEPWGPEPGPPAPVPPVPPPVIPPPVAIPPPDPAAYGAVPPVPPPSCVPPFGFPAYPPPGWSGEPVVEEPMPNPPPDQPEWIKALISAPASEATPGETKKSTDESPVTKTPAADPPAAAATAAAAAAATAPKPKSKPKPDPNKTAKALGLLGKRTFDKPPPGRSTGIISFIGPTFGYIEREDLEKFTFSFDAFFGNPKAMTPGVRVHFTACKEKNSLIATDVKVAPGGTENVDTEIYEAVVSQPITEPQPGERQYPGQVHVNIGPLRTNLTFDRKDSTVTLLKNDQVLINLLTDIVTEKRRATNIKPKIPATFSHTKEARQKGVIISLKENEGVIKSDEHGELPFDIKENFSDVEFTAEDVNEEVEFTVITLKTGNRAIRIRRVKEPLLLTLCTATVASSEEAESEGENANGDSDGDSTRSLRGKANVKLDLAPNMKLDTELYEGIVSQPIIEPTPTLPGYPGQIHANIGPVRTNVTFDHRDCGVTLLKNDHVLINLLVDMVTRKRRAANIKPKIPFTFSYTKEKRELGIITYLGAEEGIVNSEEHGELHFDICENFSDTEFNANDIHKEVEFTTGIVSLTETEPHLNLRTGSERASCPDAVVSALSPQVKSEKRAIRLRRTKRIEDKILEEQKKREEEEKKKKREEEEKRKQEEEERKRMEEEEEEREKEVERKKKEEVAAALAAAKDKWTPLGFKTRDPDTMDDISKERFEGTVLRAISKNPRKEIKKEPAENEALFGQVKVKVEKMDEDENEEAAGKPDGVGGEGLKMKVKKEKEDEAEVKKERTAEAEAKPDPEMGRLVMTIDGQQKQLSFARRDLLTAATMLDGDKVRFNIATHRETKEERATYVEILPDSFEESTEQRRHGIVIEFMENSGLIKCTQNPQLFFNMSEVIEKKKLELNEKVEFSVVPHETAEGGNQAIRIKRYTESVFLPVRKLVGVGANKGKMTIKLTKASEETEKEKPETDKLKVVVKNLRAQDSKTSIGRRDYSTTRRRYGRSRSRSRSRSRSKGRSRSKSRSKSPPRDQFGRIIKRRRSSSIDRDRKTSRFKQSRERSHRRTRSRTKSRSKSRSRSRSKTSSRSRSRSRERSKDRPGKKRSKISRDREDGHKRRRDLSPPPRRGGVVDDELARKKRELEELNEMIAYKKSLVDIDPRGLDPGQRTCIDYDHGRIAVPLTEYKPVRSILKKRPEGPEYHQRPPQPYDDPYYDRPYSPYQDRRYGDCYGGPYASRPYADRPYGDRPYADRPYESRLYGEPPYAGPPSTSHRYTDRYDVYDEPYDDRYYDPAYADRPYDDPYRPVKRSQSPEPHGPSSSSQSAASTQPSLTHTGASSSSQPPFRPPSPTEPPPRSPSPKLKNTTPRQSPPAEKPPLDRFLDMLNKKVGAEKKSEPVHVNDDLLPHERALQDGVGFSRIVGLTQEQPSSSRALEAEKKQLSPKRSSVERTSEEPKSVTEPYDKIQSLLRTIGLKLSTGDVSKLASRAQEKIYSPKSSSIERDTLSSPREDLRTSRTGSVESEHIHSPSPVRSSSLEPLTRHKPVLEYEGFLDQQELEVLKKAQQLQSFTKTMGSTCSTTSPKPPPGPPPAQYQHPPIPTSWSLGVPTQVPPEECSISPTMGSPTAGQSQRFGFPPGPPPGPPPRRLGQPPPGPPPGPPPRRPPGQPFTPPISQAALPFLGQPPTAPSLDSSSPLQPSTTATVILTPLSSTPATLSTPSNDQSAISTTVARCLKVIETVKSLAVQPPAKPVKSVQFSLPTESPSVSSLQTSTETDDDIKAKQKEKLDLYNQRIMEKREQQYQEMIARKKQGERNKDGTLISPGKPISSEPRNVWICGHSLVYWAESRAKSPEVGMQLGMDPSKVAIWWKGTQGMTWSQLLPQLHQLKVTWPNPDVLIMHLGGNDLSTDSPTDLLASVKKDLTSMRSIFPQCVLVWSNILPRRVWRHSTDSHEVDLIRTTVNRRIQNIILELGGTSLTHDNIRCGANTGLYRADGVHLSPKGIDVFNLNLQDFLEKWEMEVNKASEKS; this is encoded by the exons ATGGGACGAGGAAAGGGACCGACACGGGGCCGACCCCCCATGGGTGCGCCAGGTGACGACGGACCTCCGTTCGACATCGGTCCGCCCGGCTGGGGCCCTCCTCCGCCTGGAGGCTGGGGTCCCCCGCCGCCTGATGGTTGGCCTCCGCCGCCCGATGAATGGGGGCCTCCGCCGCCGGGAGGATGGGGTCCTCCGCCGCCTGGAGGATGGGGACCTCCGCCGCCTGGAGGATGGGGACCTCCGCCGCCTGAATGGGACCCGAGAGGGCCTCCGCCTCCTGGCTGGGGACCGAGAGGACCGCCGCCGCCGGGCTGGGGACCTCATCCCGACGACTGGCTGCCTCCTCCAGAAGACTGGGGTCGTCACCCAGATGACTGGAGACCTCCACACCCCGACGACTGGAGGCTTCACCCCGATGACTGGAGACCGCCCCGCGAAGAATGGAGACGACTTCCAGAGGACTGGGGACCCGATAAGCCTCTCCCCCCTCCTGGTTGGGGACATCCAGGCTGGGGTCCCGAAGGTCCCCCTGAACCGTGGGGACCCGAGCCTGGTCCACCCGCACCTGTGCCACCTGTACCCCCGCCGGTCATCCCCCCTCCTGTGGCGATTCCTCCCCCGGACCCCGCAGCCTACGGAGCGGTGCCTCCTGTCCCCCCTCCGAGCTGCGTCCCTCCGTTCGGGTTCCCGGCCTACCCTCCCCCCGGCTGGTCAGGAGAG CCTGTTGTGGAGGAGCCGATGCCAAACCCGCCTCCGGACCAGCCTGAGTGG ATCAAAGCGTTGATCTCAGCTCCGGCTTCTGAGGCGACTCCAGGAGAAACTAAGAAATCCACAGATGAGTCTCCCGTCACcaaaacacctgctgctgacccccccgccgccgccgccaccgctgctgctgctgccgccgccacCGCCCCGAAACCTAAATCCAAACCCAAACCCGATCCCAACAAGACCGCCAAGGCCCTCGGCCTTCTGGGAAAACGCACGTTTGATAA GCCTCCTCCAGGCAGGTCCACAGGGATCATCTCCTTCATCGGG CCGACGTTCGGCTACATCGAGAGAGAAGACCTGGAGAAGTTCACCTTCAGCTTTGACGCCTTCTTTGGAAACCCCAAAGCCATGACGCCCGGGGTCAGAGTTCACTTCACCGCCTGCaaagagaag AACAGTCTGATAGCGACGGATGTGAAAGTGGCTCCAGGCGGAACAGAGAACGTGGACACGGAGATCTACGAGGCCGtggtcagtcagccaatcacgGAGCCTCAG CCCGGCGAGCGTCAGTACCCCGGTCAGGTCCACGTGAACATCGGGCCCCTGAGGACCAACCTGACGTTCGACAGGAAGGACAGCACGGTGACGCTCCTGAAGAACGACCAGGTGCTCATCAACCTGCTGACCGACATCGTGACCGAGAAGAGACGAGCCACCAACATCAAACCCAAAATCCCAGCGACCTTCAGCCACACCAAGGAGGCCAGGCAGAAG GGCGTCATCATCAGCCTCAAAGAAAACGAGGGCGTCATCAAGTCGGACGAACATGGCGAGCTTCCCTTCGACATCAAAGAAAACTTCAGTGACGTCGAGTTCACGGCCGAGGACGTCAACGAGGAGGTGGAGTTCACCGTCATCACG ctGAAAACGGGGAATCGGGCGATCCGGATCCGGCGGGTGAAGGAGCCGCTCCTCCTGACGCTCTGCACCGCCACCGTCGCCTCCTCAGAGGAGGCGGAGTCTGAGGGCGAGAACGCCAACGGGGACAGTGACGGAGACTCGACCAGGTCGCTCAGAGGGAAGGCCAACGTCAAGCTGGACCTGGCGCCCAACATGAAGCTGGACACGGAGCTGTACGAGGGCATCGTCAGTCAGCCCATCATCGAGCCCACG CCCACCCTGCCAGGTTACCCGGGTCAGATCCACGCCAACATCGGCCCCGTCAGGACCAACGTGACCTTCGACCATCGGGACTGCGGCGTGACGCTGCTTAAGAACGACCACGTGTTGATCAACCTGCTGGTCGACATGgtgacgaggaagaggagggcgGCCAACATCAAACCCAAAATCCCCTTCACCTTCAGCTACaccaaagagaagagagagctg ggcATCATCACGTACCTGGGGGCTGAGGAAGGCATCGTCAACTCGGAGGAGCACGGCGAGCTTCACTTCGACATCTGCGAGAACTTCAGCGACACCGAGTTCAACGCCAACGACATCCACAAGGAGGTGGAGTTCACGACAGGCATCGTGAGTCTGACGGAGACAGAGCCACACCTGAACctgaggacaggaagtgaacgAGCCTCATGTCCTGACGCCGTcgtctctgctctgtctccgCAGGTGAAGTCTGAGAAGAGGGCGATCAGGCtgaggaggacgaagaggatCGAGGACAAAATCCTGGAGGAGCAAAAGAaacgggaggaggaggagaagaagaagaagcgggaggaggaggagaagaggaaacaagaggaggaggagaggaagaggatggaggaggaggaggaggagcgagagaaagaggtggagaggaagaagaaggaggaggtggcggCGGCGCTGGCAGCTGCTAAAGACAAA tggACTCCCCTCGGCTTCAAGACGAGGGACCCCGACACGATGGACGACATCAGCAAAGAGCGATTTGAAGGCACCGTCCTCAGAGCCATCTCCAAAAATCCTCGTAAGGAGATCAAGAAGGAGCCGGCGGAGAACGAAGCGCTGTTCGGACAG gtaaaagtaaaagtggagAAAATGGACGAAGACGAGAACGAAGAGGCGGCGGGTAAACCTGACggagtgggaggagaggggctgaagatgaaggtgaaaaaggagaaggaggatgagGCGGAGGTGAAGAAAGAGCGGACGGCTGAAGCTGAAGCCAAACCAGACCCAGAGATGGGCCGACTGGTGATGACCATCGACGGGCAACAGAAACAACTCTCCTTCGCTCGCAGAGACCTGCTGACCGCCGCCACCATGCTGGACGGAGACAAG GTGCGTTTCAACATCGCCACTCATCGGGAGACCAAAGAGGAACGAGCGACCTACGTGGAAATTCTCCCCGACTCCTTCGAAGAGTCGACCGAACAACGTCGACAT GGCATCGTGATCGAGTTCATGGAGAACTCTGGACTCATCAAGTGCACCCAGAACCCCCAGCTCTTCTTCAACATGTCGGAGGTGATCGAGAAGAAGAAACTGGAGCTGAATGAGAAGGTCGAGTTCAGCGTCGTCCCG CATGAAACGGCGGAGGGGGGGAACCAGGCCATCAGGATAAAACGTTACACCGAGAGCGTTTTCCTCCCCGTTCGGAAACTTGTCGGTGTCGGAGCAAACAAAGGAAAG ATGACCATCAAGCTGACCAAAGCTTCAGAAGAAACAGA GAAGGAAAAACCAGAGACAGACAAGCTGAAGGTGGTGGTGAAAAATCTTAGAGCTCAGGACAGCAAGACCAGTATCGGCAGACGGGATTACAGCACCACTCGGCGAAGATATGGCcgcagcagaagcagaagtcGGAGCAGGAGTCGGAGTAAGGGTAGGAGTAGGAGTAAAAGTAGGAGCAAGAGTCCACCTAGAGACCAGTTTGGACGCATCATTAAAAGGAGACGCAGCTCCAGCATTGACCGTGACCGTAAAACCAGCAGGTTCAAGCAAAGCCGAGAGAGGTCACACAGGCGCACCAGAAGTCGCACTAAGAGTCGTAGTAAGAGCCGAAGCCGAAGCCGAAGCAAGACCTCCAGCAGGAGCCGCAGTAGGAGCAGGGAAAGGAGCAAAGACAGGCCTGGAAAGAAGAGGAGCAAAATCAGCAGAGACCGTGAAGACGGTcacaagaggaggagggaccTGAGCCCTCCTCCCAGACGTGGCGGAGTCGTGGATGACGAGCTGGCGAGGAAGAAGcgggagctggaggagctgaacgAGATGATTGCCTACAAAAAGTCACTGGTGGACATAGATCCCAGAGGACTGGACCCTGGACAAAGGACCTGCATAGACTATGACCATGGCAGGATCGCTGTGCCGCTCACTGAGTACAAACCAGTCCGGTCCATCCTGAAGAAACGGCCCGAGGGACCTGAGTACCACCAACGTCCTCCTCAACCCTACGATGATCCCTATTATGACCGGCCATACAGTCCATACCAAGATCGGCGGTACGGTGACTGCTACGGTGGTCCGTACGCCAGCCGTCCCTACGCTGATCGCCCTTATGGTGACCGTCCTTACGCTGACCGGCCTTATGAAAGTCGTCTCTATGGTGAACCTCCCTATGCCGGCCCTCCGTCCACCAGCCACCGTTACACTGATCGCTACGACGTTTACGATGAACCCTATGACGATCGCTACTATGACCCAGCGTATGCAGACCGACCTTACGATGATCCGTATCGTCCTGTAAAACGGAGCCAGTCTCCAGAACCTCATGGTCCCTCGTCTTCTTCACAATCAGCTGCCTCCACCCAACCTTCGTTGACACATACTGGCGCCAGTTCATCCTCCCAACCACCTTTCAGACCTCCTTCTCCCACAGAACCACCTCCTAGAAGCCCTTCTCCCAAACTGAAGAACACAACACCACGTCAGTCGCCTCCTGCTGAGAAACCACCCCTAGACCGTTTTCTTGATATGCTCAATAAAAAGGTGGGTGCTGAAAAGAAATCAGAACCGGTTCATGTTAACGATGACTTACTCCCTCATGAGCGGGCACTTCAAGATGGCGTGGGATTCTCTCGGATTGTGGGATTGACTCAAGAGCAACCCAGCAGCAGTCGAGCTCTAGAAGCGGAAAAGAAACAACTGAGCCCTAAACGGTCCTCAGTAGAGAGAACAAGCGAGGAACCAAAGAGTGTGACAGAACCCTACGACAAGATCCAGAGTCTACTCCGTACGATTGGCCTGAAGCTGAGTACAGGAGATGTGTCCAAACTGGCAAGTCGAGCCCAGGAGAAAATCTACAGCCCAAAGTCCTCATCCATAGAAAGAGACACTTTGTCATCCCCAAGAGAAGACCTACGAACAAGTAGAACAGGTTCAGTTGAATCTGAACACATCCACTCCCCCTCCCCTGTCAGGTCCTCCAGTTTGGAGCCGCTCACCAGACATAAACCTGTCTTGGAGTATGAAGGGTTCCTGGACCAGCAGGAGTTGGAGGTGCTAAAAAAGGCGCAACAGCTGCAGAGTTTTACCAAGACAATGGGGAGTACCTGTTCCACCACTTCTCCAAAACCACCTCCTGGCCCCCCACCTGCTCAATACCAACATCCACCTATTCCAACCAGTTGGTCACTGGGAGTCCCCACCCAGGTTCCCCCAGAGGAGTGCTCCATCAGCCCCACTATGGGGTCTCCAACAGCTGGTCAATCACAAAGATTTGGAtttcctcctggtcctcctcctGGACCTCCTCCCCGGCGCCTGGGACagcctcctccaggacctcccCCTGGACCTCCACCCCGGCGCCCTCCTGGTCAACCTTTCACTCCACCCATCAGTCAAGCAGCTTTACCTTTCCTTGGCCAACCTCCTACAGCTCCATCCCTTGACTCCTCCAGTCCTTTGCAGCCTTCAACCACTGCCACGGTAATACTGACGCCACTATCATCAACACCGGCAACACTGAGTACTCCAAGCAATGACCAATCAGCCATCTCTACAACTGTGGCCAGATGCCTGAAGGTTATAGAGACGGTTAAGTCTCTGGCTGTGCAGCCACCAGCCAAACCAGTCAAATCAGTCCAGTTCAGTTTACCCACAGAGTCTCCGTCAGTCTCCAGTCTCCAGACCTCAACAGAGACAGACGACGATATCAAGGCAAAGCAGAAGGAGAAG CTGGATTTGTATAACCAGAGGATTATGGAAAAGAGGGAGCAGCAGTACCAGGAGATGATAGCCCGcaagaaacaaggagagaggaacaAGGATGGCACACTGATCTCCCCAG